Proteins encoded within one genomic window of Armatimonadota bacterium:
- a CDS encoding flagellar biosynthetic protein FliO produces the protein MKKLLTAIGAFGISILAFAQDGALETTKPDILTKAQPSPTPVFNGLEMAQMFLALGMVFFLLKWALPRIAAKMNKRLVAKSGANIKLEEAASFGAGSLQVVEVRSKVLLLGVMPTGISFLAELTDEATEADEQAFFEMVDEANERPTDDLRAVVVMPNDRTAEDASKVEIVATPGTTIGESDCRVDPYAIRSRRQQKISEISEHLSEDEVHGVLERLARLTG, from the coding sequence GCCTTCGGCATCTCGATCCTGGCATTCGCTCAGGACGGTGCGTTGGAGACGACAAAGCCCGACATCCTGACAAAAGCGCAGCCATCGCCGACGCCAGTTTTCAACGGGTTGGAGATGGCACAGATGTTCCTAGCTCTTGGGATGGTCTTCTTCCTGCTGAAGTGGGCTCTGCCGAGGATCGCGGCGAAGATGAACAAGAGGCTGGTGGCGAAATCAGGCGCGAACATAAAGCTGGAAGAGGCCGCATCGTTTGGCGCCGGAAGCCTGCAGGTTGTCGAAGTTCGATCCAAGGTGCTGTTGCTGGGCGTGATGCCGACGGGTATCTCGTTCCTGGCGGAGCTGACTGACGAGGCCACTGAGGCAGACGAACAGGCCTTCTTCGAAATGGTCGACGAGGCGAACGAGCGACCGACGGACGACCTGCGCGCTGTCGTCGTCATGCCGAACGACCGTACCGCTGAGGATGCCAGCAAGGTCGAGATAGTCGCCACACCAGGCACAACGATCGGAGAGTCTGACTGCAGGGTTGACCCGTACGCAATTCGCTCGCGAAGACAGCAGAAGATCAGCGAGATATCCGAGCATCTGTCAGAGGACGAAGTGCACGGTGTTCTGGAACGACTTGCTCGCTTGACCGGCTGA
- the fliP gene encoding flagellar type III secretion system pore protein FliP (The bacterial flagellar biogenesis protein FliP forms a type III secretion system (T3SS)-type pore required for flagellar assembly.) — protein sequence MSCATPSQSRESERAQTLERFVKFARVGLVVALAGLAGLALGQQAGEAIPIPSINLGIDGESSQDQLSTSLKILALMTVLSLAPAILILTTAFTRIVIVLSFVRTALGTQSIPPNQVIVGLSLFLTFFVMAPTYGRIQEEAIQPYLAEENPITFDEAVDRAEVPLREFMLKNTYEKDLVMFLDLRGEEPETREDLSIMTLIPAFIISELKTAFVIGFYIFVPFVVIDLIVASLLMGMGMMMMPPVIVSLPAKLLVFVLADGWSVLIKAIMAGYT from the coding sequence ATGAGCTGCGCCACTCCATCACAAAGCCGGGAATCCGAGCGGGCACAAACCTTAGAGCGATTTGTGAAGTTCGCTCGCGTCGGGCTTGTCGTCGCGCTTGCAGGACTGGCCGGATTAGCGCTCGGTCAGCAAGCCGGAGAGGCAATTCCTATTCCCAGCATCAATCTAGGAATAGATGGTGAGAGCAGCCAAGATCAGCTCAGCACTTCGCTGAAGATATTGGCCTTGATGACGGTGCTCAGCTTGGCGCCGGCGATTCTGATCCTGACTACGGCGTTCACAAGGATCGTCATCGTTCTCAGCTTCGTCCGCACGGCGCTCGGCACGCAGAGCATCCCTCCGAACCAAGTGATCGTCGGCCTCAGCCTGTTCTTGACGTTCTTCGTCATGGCGCCGACCTACGGCAGAATCCAGGAGGAGGCGATCCAGCCTTATCTGGCGGAGGAGAACCCGATTACGTTCGACGAGGCCGTGGATCGCGCCGAGGTGCCGCTCCGCGAGTTCATGTTGAAGAACACGTATGAAAAGGACTTGGTGATGTTCCTGGATCTCAGAGGCGAGGAGCCCGAGACACGTGAAGACCTCAGCATCATGACGCTGATTCCGGCCTTCATCATCAGCGAGCTGAAGACCGCGTTCGTCATCGGGTTCTACATCTTCGTTCCGTTTGTCGTGATCGATCTCATCGTCGCCAGCCTGCTCATGGGTATGGGCATGATGATGATGCCGCCGGTGATCGTCTCGCTGCCGGCGAAGCTGCTCGTCTTCGTGCTCGCCGACGGTTGGTCGGTGCTCATTAAGGCGATCATGGCGGGGTACACCTAG
- the fliQ gene encoding flagellar biosynthesis protein FliQ has product MDEGVVMDLAQQGVMVAFMVSMPILAVALFFGLAVSVFQAVTQVQELTLTFVPKLIGAALVLLLLGGWMLSTLVEFAHTCFDLASRIGG; this is encoded by the coding sequence ATGGACGAAGGCGTCGTCATGGACCTCGCCCAACAGGGCGTCATGGTCGCGTTCATGGTGTCGATGCCGATACTGGCCGTCGCGCTCTTCTTCGGCCTTGCCGTCAGCGTCTTTCAAGCTGTGACCCAGGTGCAAGAGCTGACGCTGACGTTCGTTCCAAAGCTGATCGGCGCGGCTCTCGTTCTGCTGCTTCTCGGAGGCTGGATGTTGTCGACGCTCGTTGAGTTTGCTCACACTTGCTTCGATCTTGCTTCGAGGATCGGCGGATGA
- a CDS encoding flagellar biosynthetic protein FliR produces the protein MTLDSGFLIAFLSAFVRCSAMLLSSPIFGKTVPVKVRILFSLMVSMALVPVIRPYVGEVPQDMVSLTLLVGRDVFVGILIGGMIQLLLAAFQIAGGFLDIQIGIGAAQIFNPQMGAMSTPISQFKFMLGLVLLLLLDGHHMMFRAFVASYELVGPTVSRVGEMQTAIMGFMGHISLMAVQIAAPVAAVAVLIDVVAGLINKGVPQTMPFLLAMPAKMIAGMFALAIGLPALVVAARSGIDFTFDYMSQMLGG, from the coding sequence ATGACGCTGGACAGCGGTTTCCTCATCGCCTTCCTCAGCGCTTTCGTGCGCTGCTCTGCGATGCTGTTGTCTTCGCCGATCTTCGGAAAAACCGTGCCGGTCAAGGTGCGCATCCTCTTCAGCTTGATGGTCTCCATGGCGCTGGTGCCTGTGATCCGCCCATACGTCGGAGAAGTTCCGCAGGACATGGTATCGCTCACGCTGCTGGTTGGACGCGACGTCTTCGTCGGCATCTTGATCGGCGGCATGATCCAGCTGCTGCTGGCGGCGTTCCAAATCGCCGGTGGGTTTCTAGACATACAGATCGGCATCGGAGCGGCTCAGATCTTCAACCCGCAGATGGGTGCGATGAGTACGCCGATAAGCCAGTTCAAATTTATGCTTGGGCTTGTTCTGCTGCTCCTATTAGATGGGCACCACATGATGTTCCGGGCGTTTGTCGCGAGCTATGAATTGGTCGGGCCGACGGTTTCAAGGGTCGGAGAGATGCAAACGGCAATCATGGGCTTCATGGGGCATATCTCGCTGATGGCGGTGCAGATCGCTGCGCCTGTGGCGGCGGTCGCTGTGCTCATCGACGTAGTAGCAGGACTGATAAATAAGGGAGTTCCGCAAACGATGCCTTTCCTTCTTGCCATGCCTGCAAAGATGATCGCTGGCATGTTCGCTCTCGCAATTGGGCTTCCCGCCTTGGTCGTTGCCGCGAGGTCGGGGATCGACTTCACGTTCGACTACATGTCGCAAATGCTCGGAGGGTAG
- the flhB gene encoding flagellar biosynthesis protein FlhB, which translates to MAEKPSGEKTEDATPRRRLEARKKGTVAKSTDLAGAMTLLAATLVLPSAIGKLGKVLLGTLNQVPLTISTDISFGQVVQYLAAFVVPSILAIAPVIFAIMAVGVATNFAQVGFVLSLETLKPTFEKLNPLSGFKRLFSARTLVEGLKAIAKLFLFGYISYRTIAGEWDSVVMLSSLPTHQAATIIGGLMHKILLRIALVWLAIGIVDYIFQRKQVEKQLKMTKDELKREMKQQEGSPEIKAALFQQRRKLLKGSLAKRIMEADVVLTNPTHFAVAIQYKRNEMHAPMVIAKGQDYLAQKIKEIARTVEIPIVENPPLTRVLYKHCEVGDFVPREQFKAVAEVLAYVLKSVKKAKKTRAA; encoded by the coding sequence ATGGCGGAAAAGCCGAGCGGAGAGAAGACTGAAGACGCGACGCCGAGGCGTCGGCTTGAGGCTCGCAAGAAGGGGACCGTCGCGAAATCCACGGACTTGGCGGGCGCCATGACGCTGTTGGCGGCTACGCTCGTTCTTCCCTCAGCCATCGGCAAGCTCGGCAAAGTGCTTCTAGGAACCCTGAACCAGGTTCCGCTTACGATTTCGACCGATATCTCCTTCGGGCAGGTCGTTCAGTATCTCGCTGCCTTTGTCGTCCCATCGATCCTAGCTATCGCACCAGTGATCTTTGCAATCATGGCCGTGGGCGTTGCCACCAACTTCGCGCAGGTAGGTTTCGTCTTGAGTCTTGAAACGCTCAAGCCGACGTTTGAGAAGCTGAATCCGCTCAGCGGATTCAAACGGCTCTTCTCCGCTAGGACGCTCGTTGAAGGCTTGAAGGCCATCGCCAAACTCTTCCTTTTCGGCTACATCTCATACCGCACGATTGCCGGTGAATGGGACAGCGTCGTCATGCTGTCGAGCCTTCCGACCCACCAGGCGGCAACGATCATCGGCGGCTTGATGCACAAGATCCTTTTGCGAATCGCTCTCGTATGGCTCGCGATCGGGATCGTCGACTACATCTTCCAGCGCAAGCAAGTCGAAAAGCAATTGAAGATGACTAAGGACGAATTGAAGCGGGAGATGAAACAACAGGAAGGCTCGCCAGAGATCAAGGCTGCGCTGTTTCAGCAAAGACGGAAACTGCTCAAGGGCAGCCTGGCGAAACGAATCATGGAAGCCGACGTCGTCCTGACGAACCCGACTCACTTTGCTGTCGCGATCCAGTACAAGCGCAACGAGATGCACGCGCCAATGGTCATCGCCAAGGGCCAGGATTACCTGGCGCAGAAGATCAAAGAGATCGCGAGGACCGTTGAGATCCCGATCGTCGAAAACCCACCACTGACACGGGTCCTGTACAAGCACTGCGAGGTTGGAGACTTCGTGCCGCGTGAACAGTTCAAGGCTGTCGCAGAAGTCCTTGCGTACGTGCTCAAGAGCGTCAAGAAGGCGAAGAAGACTCGGGCCGCGTAG
- a CDS encoding 6-carboxytetrahydropterin synthase, whose product MSDVRLSRRITFSSGHRYWMDDLSADENRELFGAWASRFNHGHNYVLAVTAIGPVDEETGMVVNIKLIDAVLQERIVAKFDQRSINDEIPEFASRSTSLESLILYFRDVLRDLPGGATLDGLRLWESPTLYANWNQEDDLVTITRVYEFAAAHRLHIDGMSDDENARLFGKCNNPSGHGHNYVLEVTVGGPMDSATGFVTDISKLDAVVAERVIDRYDHKHLNDDVAELAGKNPTSEVVAIEIFRQLEGAVPGTLESVRLRETARNMFEVRRGDV is encoded by the coding sequence ATGAGCGACGTTCGACTATCTCGACGGATAACTTTCAGCAGCGGCCATCGCTACTGGATGGACGACCTGTCGGCAGACGAGAACCGCGAGCTGTTCGGCGCTTGGGCGTCGCGGTTCAACCACGGTCACAACTACGTCTTGGCGGTCACGGCGATAGGGCCGGTCGACGAAGAGACGGGCATGGTCGTGAACATCAAGCTGATCGACGCAGTTCTGCAAGAGCGGATCGTAGCAAAGTTCGACCAAAGGAGCATCAACGATGAAATCCCGGAGTTTGCGTCGCGATCCACCAGCCTTGAGAGCCTCATCCTGTATTTTCGCGACGTGCTGCGGGACCTGCCGGGCGGAGCAACGCTGGACGGGTTGCGGCTATGGGAGTCACCGACGCTTTATGCGAATTGGAACCAGGAGGACGACTTAGTGACAATTACAAGAGTTTATGAATTTGCAGCGGCGCACAGGCTTCACATCGACGGGATGTCCGACGACGAGAACGCCAGACTGTTTGGCAAGTGCAACAACCCTAGCGGACACGGACACAACTACGTACTTGAAGTGACCGTCGGTGGGCCGATGGATTCAGCGACGGGATTCGTGACCGATATCAGCAAGCTAGACGCGGTCGTTGCGGAGCGCGTCATCGATCGATACGATCACAAGCATCTGAACGACGACGTCGCTGAGCTGGCCGGGAAGAACCCGACCAGCGAAGTGGTCGCCATCGAGATCTTTCGCCAGCTGGAGGGCGCAGTTCCCGGAACGCTGGAATCGGTCCGGCTGAGAGAGACCGCCCGCAATATGTTCGAAGTTCGGCGTGGAGATGTTTAG
- a CDS encoding SDR family NAD(P)-dependent oxidoreductase, producing the protein MFRSVVTGASSGIGRATALLMAAAGHELVLISRRESILEEIAQRCESLGSPSATVVAGDVSDPETAERVKQAVGKSDDSEIVLINNAASAAFGPFHELPVEGACDMIDVGMKGGFLMTHALLPAMLDQGRGTVINVLSIAATQPIPGAAAYCAMKAGMLAFSRTLALEYRRKGVRVGSILPGSTDTAIWDGMSDHPPREDMLQPEAVAEMILQMVSAPRDRSLDEVVLTPPKGFL; encoded by the coding sequence ATGTTTAGGTCGGTCGTCACCGGGGCGAGCAGCGGCATCGGAAGAGCCACCGCGCTCTTGATGGCAGCCGCCGGTCACGAGTTGGTGCTGATCTCTCGGCGCGAATCGATTTTAGAGGAGATAGCGCAAAGGTGCGAATCTCTGGGCAGCCCGTCTGCGACGGTAGTGGCCGGCGACGTATCGGATCCGGAGACTGCAGAACGTGTCAAGCAGGCAGTCGGAAAATCAGATGACAGTGAAATCGTGCTGATCAACAACGCGGCGTCCGCCGCGTTCGGTCCGTTTCACGAGCTGCCTGTGGAGGGCGCGTGCGACATGATCGACGTCGGGATGAAGGGCGGTTTCTTGATGACCCACGCACTGCTTCCGGCGATGTTGGACCAGGGGCGCGGAACCGTCATCAACGTGTTGAGCATCGCAGCCACGCAACCGATTCCCGGCGCGGCCGCATACTGCGCGATGAAGGCCGGGATGCTGGCGTTTTCGCGCACGCTGGCGCTCGAGTACCGTCGAAAGGGCGTCCGCGTCGGTTCGATACTGCCGGGGTCGACCGATACTGCGATCTGGGACGGGATGTCAGACCATCCCCCGCGAGAGGACATGCTCCAGCCTGAAGCGGTTGCCGAGATGATTCTGCAGATGGTCAGCGCGCCGCGGGATCGCTCGTTGGACGAGGTCGTACTGACCCCGCCCAAGGGCTTCTTATAG
- a CDS encoding HNH endonuclease → MSSYDVLLLNANYEPLNVCNLRRAVTLIMVGKAEVIEKSLMIMRTSEHSSNAPSVLRMMYQVKRPLPQLRLSRHSVFARDCHTCQYCGSSRDLTIDHVQPKWAGGGTTWDNLVACCRKCNLKKAHRTLKQANMNLNRRPLRPRYIPFLSLQKYIQAMRRDDWVLYLPRFDDFVGQYVKN, encoded by the coding sequence ATGTCTAGTTACGACGTTCTGTTGCTCAACGCGAATTACGAGCCTCTCAACGTCTGCAATCTGCGTCGGGCCGTCACGTTGATCATGGTCGGCAAGGCCGAGGTGATCGAAAAGTCTCTAATGATCATGCGGACCAGCGAGCATTCGTCCAACGCGCCTTCGGTTCTGCGGATGATGTATCAGGTGAAGCGGCCCCTACCACAACTGCGACTATCCAGGCATTCGGTGTTCGCTCGAGACTGCCACACGTGCCAATACTGCGGATCGAGTCGCGATCTGACCATCGATCACGTACAGCCAAAGTGGGCCGGCGGCGGGACGACCTGGGACAACCTGGTTGCTTGCTGTCGCAAATGCAACCTGAAGAAAGCCCATCGAACGCTCAAGCAAGCGAACATGAATTTGAACCGGCGTCCTTTGCGACCAAGGTACATCCCCTTCCTCTCCCTGCAAAAGTACATCCAAGCGATGCGGAGAGACGACTGGGTGCTCTACCTACCACGATTCGACGACTTCGTAGGTCAATACGTCAAGAACTAA
- the murA gene encoding UDP-N-acetylglucosamine 1-carboxyvinyltransferase, which produces MQILRISGGRQLRGEVDIPGSKNAALAILSAVPLIDKPITLHGVPDISDVRIKVDLLRDFGVKIEWIDGALHIDPSTIRYHEPSAESVRAIRTSFCLLGPLLARLGRAYLPVPGGCLIGVRPVDFHLKGLAMLGADVRLDNGVYVASTDGLTGAEIYLDFPSAGATHHLMTAATLATGQTVISNVAVEPEVISLAQFLNSLGARIEGAGTSTLTIQGVTSLTGGQFRIPADRLQASTYLMAGAITCGDVTVRGVLPEQQVATLNKLREAGAQSDEGPDWVRVWATDRLQGIKVKTMPYPGFPTDIQQPMAALLATARQGSVVEETIYESRIGHIPELNRMGAKMTIEGRATLIEGVDRLKGTVVQASDLRAGAAIVLAALAASGESIIKNVHYIDRGYDKFESRLRSLGADIERVDLVDWERDRSSRIQLAE; this is translated from the coding sequence ATGCAGATATTGAGGATTTCAGGCGGTCGCCAACTACGCGGAGAGGTCGATATCCCGGGCAGCAAGAACGCTGCCCTCGCGATCCTGTCGGCGGTTCCGCTAATCGACAAGCCGATCACGTTGCACGGCGTCCCTGACATCTCGGACGTCCGCATCAAAGTGGACCTTTTGCGGGACTTCGGGGTCAAGATCGAGTGGATTGACGGGGCGCTTCACATCGATCCCTCGACGATCCGGTATCACGAGCCGAGCGCCGAGAGCGTCCGAGCGATTCGCACGTCCTTTTGTCTGCTCGGTCCGTTGCTGGCCAGGTTGGGGCGTGCGTATTTGCCGGTTCCGGGCGGCTGCTTGATCGGCGTGCGGCCGGTTGACTTTCATTTGAAGGGGCTGGCGATGCTCGGTGCCGACGTGCGTCTGGACAATGGCGTATACGTCGCTTCCACCGACGGTTTGACGGGTGCCGAAATTTACTTGGATTTCCCAAGCGCCGGCGCGACGCATCACTTGATGACGGCTGCGACGCTGGCGACAGGCCAGACTGTCATCAGCAACGTCGCGGTTGAGCCCGAGGTGATTTCGCTTGCTCAGTTCCTCAACTCTTTGGGAGCGCGGATCGAGGGCGCAGGCACCAGCACGCTAACAATTCAAGGCGTAACCAGTCTTACTGGCGGCCAATTCAGGATTCCAGCCGACCGGCTCCAGGCGTCGACGTATCTGATGGCGGGGGCGATCACATGCGGAGACGTCACGGTGCGGGGCGTCCTGCCCGAACAACAAGTTGCTACGCTCAACAAGCTCCGGGAGGCCGGCGCGCAATCCGACGAAGGGCCGGACTGGGTGCGGGTTTGGGCAACCGACCGCCTACAGGGCATCAAGGTGAAAACGATGCCGTATCCAGGTTTTCCGACGGACATCCAGCAGCCGATGGCGGCTCTTCTGGCGACGGCCAGGCAGGGCTCCGTGGTCGAAGAGACGATTTATGAGAGCAGGATAGGCCATATTCCTGAGCTGAATCGGATGGGCGCGAAGATGACGATCGAGGGAAGGGCGACCCTGATCGAGGGCGTTGATCGCCTGAAAGGAACCGTGGTCCAGGCGTCGGATTTGAGGGCTGGCGCCGCAATCGTCCTGGCTGCGCTGGCCGCGAGCGGCGAGTCGATCATCAAGAACGTCCACTATATCGATCGCGGATATGACAAGTTTGAGAGCAGATTGCGGTCGCTCGGAGCAGATATAGAGCGCGTGGACCTGGTGGACTGGGAAAGAGATCGCTCCAGTCGAATACAATTAGCAGAGTGA
- a CDS encoding rod shape-determining protein, which produces MRLVSELAIDLGTANVVVYRRGKGIVLEEPTVVAVNTVTNRILAFGNAAREMLGRTPSNIQAVKPLRDGVIADYTTTHMMLSEIRRMTLKGPQILAPTVLICVPSGVTNVERRAVIKAAQAAGFGKAMTIEEPMAAAIGAGLPIDSPGGNMIVDIGGGTTDIAVISLGGIVISQSVRIAGNKLDEAIVRHIRNVYSLAIGEPTSEQVKIRIGSAFPLDPELAMPIRGRDMIAGLPKTVDVGSEEIRQALAEPVRMIAEKICAVLENTPPELSSDIIERGIVLTGGGALLRGLDELLSKVTQIPVRVADNALHCVAVGTGRALEHIDEIEQSGAVTRM; this is translated from the coding sequence GTGAGACTCGTCTCGGAACTGGCTATCGACCTCGGCACGGCCAACGTGGTCGTGTACCGTCGAGGCAAAGGCATCGTTCTGGAAGAGCCGACTGTCGTTGCCGTCAACACGGTCACCAACCGAATCCTCGCTTTTGGCAACGCAGCTCGCGAGATGCTAGGGCGGACCCCCAGCAATATCCAAGCCGTAAAACCGCTGAGGGACGGAGTGATCGCCGACTATACGACGACCCACATGATGCTGTCCGAGATTCGGCGTATGACGTTGAAGGGTCCTCAGATTCTGGCTCCGACGGTGCTCATTTGTGTGCCGAGCGGGGTGACGAACGTGGAGCGAAGAGCGGTGATCAAGGCCGCGCAGGCAGCCGGTTTCGGAAAGGCTATGACGATCGAAGAGCCGATGGCTGCGGCGATTGGCGCGGGCCTCCCGATCGACTCGCCGGGAGGAAACATGATTGTCGACATCGGTGGTGGGACCACCGATATCGCCGTCATCAGCCTGGGAGGCATCGTGATCTCGCAGAGCGTTCGCATCGCGGGCAACAAGCTGGACGAAGCCATCGTTCGCCACATCCGGAACGTTTACAGCCTGGCGATCGGAGAGCCTACATCAGAGCAGGTCAAGATCAGGATCGGCTCGGCGTTCCCTTTGGACCCAGAGCTCGCCATGCCGATTCGCGGGCGAGACATGATCGCCGGGCTGCCGAAAACGGTCGATGTCGGCAGCGAGGAGATTCGTCAGGCGCTCGCAGAGCCGGTTCGTATGATTGCGGAGAAGATCTGCGCAGTCCTCGAGAACACTCCGCCCGAGCTGTCGTCAGACATCATCGAGCGCGGAATCGTGCTCACAGGTGGGGGCGCCCTACTCCGCGGGCTGGACGAACTGTTATCGAAGGTAACGCAGATTCCGGTTCGTGTCGCCGACAACGCATTGCACTGTGTGGCCGTAGGAACTGGGAGAGCCCTCGAGCACATCGACGAGATCGAGCAGAGCGGCGCTGTGACCAGGATGTAG
- a CDS encoding GAF domain-containing protein codes for MSAVPSWNDSSLWSLFGLESLAEHGLDAYLQEIAQQCALIFSASGSSIFLEGDLPGRFEVRGRSGHQSTVPAGAAITLGDGVAGQVAATGSSRLLGLLHDVPELADLQSLSANKIKSSMVVPITEPQGDVIGVLNLSRGFSEPAFQFEELEQATALGTHVGLAVANARLVESLRQNVHEAQVAREKLKAVLDAVGSAVIVFDENRQTIEMNPAAEEYVSGEGRSWDEASGVMPVLSWAVAQVIEAEDPGSVRAHDQESDRSWVVQVVPVGSGGCVVTVLEVTEFERAQKEADRLARLAEIGQMSATIAHEVRNPLTGIRSAAQMIRQDPEMGKEFLGIIEEEAVRLDKLCEGFLSLARPVNLQRSNGNLGEAVSRSVTLLQSMYDEKGVTLTAELGSCPNMDLDFDRVGQVVHNLLLNALQACEQGGTVRASVAGGALVVEDDGAGMDGELVANMFTPFFTTKSHGTGLGMSNVRRIVEAHGGDIDVKSEPERGTSIRVIFDRSQV; via the coding sequence ATGAGTGCTGTCCCATCTTGGAACGATTCCAGCCTATGGAGCCTCTTTGGGCTCGAGTCGCTGGCTGAACACGGGCTCGACGCGTACTTGCAAGAGATTGCACAGCAGTGCGCGTTGATTTTTAGCGCCTCTGGCTCCAGCATTTTCTTGGAAGGCGACTTGCCGGGAAGGTTCGAGGTGCGGGGAAGATCTGGGCATCAAAGCACGGTGCCGGCTGGCGCGGCGATCACGCTGGGGGACGGGGTCGCCGGACAGGTTGCGGCGACCGGCTCGTCGAGGCTGCTGGGGTTGTTGCACGACGTGCCCGAACTCGCTGACTTGCAATCGCTGAGCGCAAACAAGATCAAGTCGTCGATGGTCGTTCCGATCACCGAACCTCAAGGCGACGTCATTGGCGTGCTCAATCTGTCTCGCGGGTTCTCCGAACCGGCCTTCCAGTTTGAGGAGTTGGAGCAGGCGACAGCCCTCGGTACGCACGTCGGGTTGGCGGTTGCGAATGCGCGCCTTGTGGAGAGCCTGAGGCAAAACGTCCATGAGGCACAAGTCGCCCGCGAAAAGCTAAAGGCGGTGCTAGACGCAGTCGGCAGCGCCGTGATCGTGTTCGATGAGAACCGGCAGACGATCGAAATGAACCCGGCTGCTGAAGAGTACGTCTCTGGGGAAGGCCGTTCGTGGGACGAGGCTTCGGGCGTGATGCCGGTTCTGTCCTGGGCCGTGGCTCAGGTAATCGAGGCGGAAGATCCTGGATCGGTGCGGGCGCACGACCAAGAATCCGACCGAAGCTGGGTCGTGCAAGTTGTTCCGGTCGGCTCCGGGGGTTGCGTCGTCACAGTGCTCGAAGTGACCGAGTTCGAGCGTGCGCAGAAGGAGGCGGATCGGCTGGCCCGACTCGCCGAGATCGGACAGATGAGCGCCACGATCGCGCACGAGGTGCGAAATCCGCTGACCGGAATTCGCTCGGCGGCTCAGATGATCAGGCAAGACCCGGAGATGGGCAAAGAGTTTCTAGGCATCATCGAGGAAGAAGCCGTCAGATTGGACAAGCTCTGCGAAGGCTTCTTGTCGCTGGCGCGGCCAGTCAACTTGCAGCGCTCAAACGGAAACCTGGGCGAGGCGGTCAGCCGATCCGTGACCCTGCTTCAATCCATGTACGATGAGAAGGGAGTGACGCTGACAGCCGAACTCGGATCGTGTCCGAACATGGACCTGGACTTCGACCGTGTCGGGCAAGTGGTCCACAACCTGCTGTTGAACGCCTTGCAAGCATGCGAGCAGGGCGGAACTGTCCGAGCATCCGTCGCTGGCGGCGCTCTAGTCGTCGAAGACGACGGAGCCGGCATGGACGGCGAGCTCGTCGCAAATATGTTTACGCCGTTCTTCACGACAAAGTCGCACGGTACCGGTCTGGGAATGTCGAACGTGCGGCGGATCGTCGAAGCGCACGGAGGCGATATCGACGTCAAATCTGAGCCGGAACGCGGAACAAGTATAAGGGTGATTTTCGATAGGAGCCAAGTTTGA